A single Henriciella sp. AS95 DNA region contains:
- a CDS encoding rod shape-determining protein produces the protein MIGSLLGMLSTDMAIDLGTANTLVYVKGQGIKLDEPSVVAYMNQGGRKVVYAVGNQAKQMLGKTPLNMEAIRPMRDGVIADFEVAEEMIKHFIRKVHNRRAFVSPLIIICVPSSATNVERRAIHQSALAAGARDVQLIEEPMAAAIGAGLPIEEPAGSMVVDIGGGTTEVAVLSLGGIVYSRSVRVGGDKMDHAIMNYLRKTKQIMIGEMSAERIKKEIGSAKAPESGEGLTVTVRGRGSADGVPNEVEVNEAMMAEALADPVGEIVEAIKLALEAMAPELAADIVDRGIVLTGGGALLRNLDVVIREQAQLPVMIADDPLKCVANGCGYVLENLVRMKNVLSPEV, from the coding sequence ATGATCGGTAGCCTCCTCGGCATGCTTTCCACGGATATGGCCATTGACCTCGGGACGGCGAACACGCTCGTCTACGTCAAGGGTCAGGGCATCAAGCTCGATGAGCCGTCTGTGGTTGCGTATATGAACCAGGGTGGACGCAAGGTCGTCTACGCGGTGGGCAACCAGGCCAAGCAGATGCTGGGCAAGACGCCGCTCAATATGGAAGCGATCCGTCCGATGCGCGACGGTGTGATCGCGGACTTTGAAGTCGCTGAAGAAATGATCAAGCACTTCATTCGCAAAGTGCACAATCGCCGCGCCTTCGTTTCCCCGCTGATCATTATTTGTGTGCCGAGCTCTGCTACGAACGTTGAACGCCGCGCCATTCACCAGTCTGCGCTGGCAGCCGGTGCGCGCGACGTGCAGCTGATCGAGGAGCCAATGGCCGCTGCAATCGGGGCTGGCCTGCCAATCGAGGAGCCGGCTGGCTCCATGGTCGTCGACATTGGTGGTGGCACCACAGAGGTCGCTGTTCTCTCGCTTGGCGGTATCGTCTACTCGCGGTCTGTCCGCGTCGGCGGCGACAAGATGGACCACGCCATCATGAATTATCTGCGCAAGACAAAGCAGATCATGATCGGTGAAATGTCGGCTGAGCGGATCAAAAAGGAAATCGGGTCTGCCAAGGCGCCGGAAAGCGGCGAAGGCCTGACCGTGACCGTGCGCGGTCGCGGATCGGCAGATGGCGTTCCGAACGAAGTTGAAGTCAACGAAGCCATGATGGCAGAAGCGCTAGCCGATCCGGTCGGTGAAATCGTCGAAGCGATCAAGCTGGCGCTCGAAGCGATGGCGCCCGAACTGGCCGCTGACATTGTCGACCGCGGCATCGTCCTTACGGGCGGCGGTGCCTTGCTGCGCAACTTGGATGTCGTGATCCGTGAGCAGGCTCAGCTTCCTGTGATGATTGCCGATGATCCGCTGAAATGTGTTGCCAATGGCTGTGGCTATGTTCTGGAAAACCTGGTGCGGATGAAGAACGTCCTGTCGCCGGAAGTCTAA
- the mreC gene encoding rod shape-determining protein MreC — protein sequence MVDPTRAMAADQLASSARPGLWDKITGKAAREARIVELEAQVRELTRYRSVAISMAARLEAYEDMLNVMGEPPVRGVTARITSETNGPFREAILVNAGRLQGVEGGAYAENEGGLVGRVVQLGERSARVLLVTDFNSRVPVMGEASGLRGILFGDRDDLGTLTDLPERGEFILGERVLTSGEGGIFPRGVVVGEIVQRGGARRVEFSMLESQGGFVRLMPSMKIPTPEEFPIEEEPIDETETAASDGSEPEGAQNPGAP from the coding sequence ATGGTCGACCCGACGCGCGCCATGGCAGCTGATCAGCTAGCAAGCTCGGCGCGGCCTGGTCTCTGGGACAAGATTACCGGAAAGGCGGCGCGTGAAGCGCGGATCGTCGAACTGGAAGCGCAGGTCCGCGAACTGACGCGCTATCGCTCTGTTGCGATCTCCATGGCGGCGCGTCTTGAGGCTTATGAGGACATGCTCAATGTGATGGGCGAACCTCCCGTACGTGGTGTCACGGCGCGGATTACGTCTGAGACCAATGGGCCATTCCGCGAAGCCATTCTTGTCAATGCTGGCCGGCTTCAGGGCGTCGAAGGCGGAGCCTATGCCGAGAATGAAGGCGGCCTGGTGGGCCGGGTGGTGCAGCTTGGCGAACGCTCGGCGCGGGTGCTGTTGGTGACGGATTTCAATTCGCGCGTGCCTGTCATGGGTGAGGCGAGCGGGCTTCGTGGCATCCTGTTTGGGGACCGCGATGACCTCGGAACGCTGACCGACCTGCCCGAGCGAGGCGAGTTCATTCTGGGCGAGCGCGTACTGACGTCAGGTGAGGGCGGTATCTTCCCGCGCGGTGTTGTCGTGGGAGAGATTGTGCAGCGCGGCGGCGCTCGGCGCGTGGAGTTCTCAATGCTGGAGTCGCAAGGCGGCTTTGTGCGCCTGATGCCGAGCATGAAGATTCCGACACCGGAAGAATTCCCAATCGAAGAAGAGCCGATCGACGAAACCGAGACAGCCGCATCCGACGGGTCAGAACCAGAGGGCGCGCAGAACCCGGGGGCGCCGTAG